AACAGGGGGCTTACCCCCGATGTGGCCAAGGCCGTCGTCAAAAAAGCCCACAAGGCCAAACTGCCCGTGTGGGCCCATGTGGAGACCGTCGAGGACGTTCGACTCGGCCTCAAACTCGGTGTGGATGGCTTCGCCAATCTTCCCGGCCACAATTGGGACGGCACCGGCGACGTAAAGCAATACGAGCTCACTGATGCCGACTTACAACTCTTGGCAAAGAAAAAAACGGCCGTAGCCACTTTGTTCTCTCACGCGCAATCAGCCACACCGCGCCCAGCCGTGCAGAATTTCCACACCAACACCCTCAAGCGCCTTTTCAGCAACAAAGTGAACGTGGTGCTTGGCTCCGACGACCCGCAACGCGGCGGCAGAGCCGAACTCAACTACTGGCACCTACTTGGCGGCCTCGATGAGGCAAGTGTCTTGAAAACCCTCTGCGAAAACACCCCGCGAGCCATTTTTCCCAAGCGAAAAATCGGCAAAATCGAGGAGGGCTACGAAGCCAGTTTTCTAGTGCTCAACGACAACCCGCTGACCAATATCCTCAAGGTGCGCGCCTCCGCTTTCAAAATGAAAAACGGGCAGTGGGTGAAATAAAGAGGACTTTTGACGGGATTGACAGGGCACCCCGATTCAAAACGGGCGTGAAAAAACCTGCCAATCCCGTCAAAAACAGTTGTGCGAGACGAGCACACATTCCTCCAAAGAGTGCCTCCTTTTGACAAAAACAATTTGGATGAAGGCGAATCAAAAAATAATCCGTTTTTTTCGCCTCGAAATTCTAATCACACTTACACATCATCCACCATGAGGCAATTTTCCAAACCGATTCTGCTGTTCGCCTTCCTAATTCTGCTCCTCGACCAATCATCCGCCCAAGACCCTCGTTTCTCCCAGTTCTACGCTTCCCCTTGGAACCTCAACCCTGCCATGACAGGGCTTTTCAACGGCCGCTGGCGCGTCACAGCCAACTACCGCGACCAATGGAGCAGTTTTCTCAACCCCGTGCCGTTCCGTACCTACGCGGCAGCCTTTGACGCGCGTTTTGAAGTAGGGCGCGACGACTACGCAGCCTTTGGCATCGGTGCCATGCACGACGAGGCCGGCACGGCACGCTTCGTGCAAAACAAGGCACAAATCGGGGGCGCGTTTCTCAAGCAGCTCACGGGCGGGCGTTATCGCGCGCAAAACTACCTATCGGCAGGTGCCCAACTGGGGTTAGGGCAAAACTCGATTGACTGGAGTCGTTTGTGGTTCAGCCGTCAATTTGACAGCGCCAACGAACGCCCCAACACCGACCTCTCCAACGGCGAGCCTAACGCCAACGCCAACTCTAAAGCATACCTTGATTTCAATGCGGGGCTACTGTGGTATGTGTTGTTTGGCACCGACGGCTTCCTCTATGCCGGAGGCGCCTTGCACCACATCAACTCCCCAGCCATCTCGCTCAACGACGACGACCAAGAAACCCTCTATTCGCGCTGGTCGGGTCACGCAGGGGGGCAATTTCCGCTCACCGACAATTTTAGCGCCCTGCCCGGAGTGCTTGTGATGAAACAAGGCCCTGCCTTTGAAACTGATTTTGGGGTAAACTTTCGCTATTCCAACAATGACTTGAACGAGCTGGCACTCCGTGCGGGCGCGTGGGCAAGGCTTGGCAACAAATTGGACAGCGGCCTGCAAATGGATGCCATCACCATCGTCGGTATGCTCGAACTCAACCGATGGACACTTGGCCTCAGCTACGACATCACCACTTCCAGCCTCACGGCAGCGAACAACTCTCGCGGTGCGTTTGAGATTTCGCTGAGCTACTTCCATCCCGGCGAGCGCCGGGCACGCATCGTCTGTCCGAATTTTTAAAATTTCCTTTGCTATGAGAAACCCCCTCCTTCTTTTCGCGTTCCTGCTACCCTGCTCGCTCGCAGCTCAATCAAACTGGGCAAACTTAAAAATCACGCCCGCGCAACCCAAGCCCGGAGAAGCGATCCGCATTGAGTACAACTGGCTCGGAGGCCCGTTGAAAGACGCGGAAAAGATTGAAATGCTGGTGTTGGAATATGTGGAAAAGACCCCCGAATTGAAAGAGTTGGACTTGCGCAGCGAGGGGAATCGCGTCGTTGGCACCTACACCTCACACCCTCAAGCATTGGTGGCGGGCATCGTGATACAGGCTGGCGAACGGCGCGACAACAACCAGCGCAAAGGCTATTTCATTCAAATGTGCGATGCCTCGAAGCATCCGATGCCGGAGGCACTTGCCGCACAGGCCGTTCTGTTTTCCGATTGGGGACGCTTGCTCGACTTGGAAAACCAACCCGAATGGGCGCTCGACTGGCTCAATCAAGCCTTCGTCGCACGCCCCGACTTGAAGAAAAAGTATTTCAATACATACGTCAACGCCACACTGCGAGCCAAACGCGGCGACGACGGCAAGAAAGAGGCGCTGGCAGTGTTGGAAGAAATGGAAAACAACCCCGGCCTATCGGAAAACGACCTGAACTCGCTCATCAACACCTACAACCGTCTTAAAGAAACGAGCAGAGCTACCGCGGCGCGAGAAAAATTCAAGTCAAAATTCCCAGACGCTGCCGCCCGCCAAGACCGATTCCGAGCGGCCAGCACGGAGTCCGACCTGAGCAAGCGAGAAGCATTGCTGGATGCGTTCAAGAAAGATTTTCCGCCAAAAAACGACGAGGAAAAAAACGCGCTGGAACAGCAGTACGCACAAATACTGGGTCAGTTGGGCGAACAAAAAAGCTGGCAAGCATTCAGCGCCGTAGCAGCCAAGACTTCTGCCGCGCAGCGTGCCAACGTTTACAACAACATCGCATGGGAATTGGCTGAAAAGGGCGAGGATTTGGCAATGGCTCAAAAATTGGCCGCCGAAGCCGCCACATGGGCAAAGCGAGAAATCACAGCCCCTACCGATGCCAAGCCCGCGGTTTTGACCAAAAAAGCATGGGACGACAGGCGCAAGAATACTTACGCCATGTACGCCGACACCTACGCCTACATACTCGACAAGACTGGCGACCCGCTCAAAGCCTCCGAATATCAAGCAGAGGCAGTGGCCATCAACGAGTACGGCAACATGGACTTCAATGAGCGTTTCACGGGTTACCTCGAACGCGCAGGCTCGCCCGACCTCCGTCATCAACTCGAAGGATTCATCCTAAAAGGCGCGGCCAGCGCGAAGATGAAAGCACAGTTCCAGAAAGCATATCTCGCCGAAGACAAATCCAGCACCGGCTATGCGGTCTATCTGGCATCGTTGGAGCGCATCGCGCACAACAATCGCAGGGAAGAGTTATTGAAAAAAATGCTCGACGAGCCTGCCCCATCCTTCACGCTGAAAAACTTGAAAGGCGAAACGGTCAGCCTCGAAAAACTGCGTGGCAAGGTGGTCGTCGTTGACTTTTGGGCAACATGGTGCGGCCCATGCAAAGCGTCTTTCCCCGGTATGCAGCAGGCTGTGGACAAATATCAGAGCGACCCCAACGTGGCCTTCGTTTTTGTGGACACTTGGGAAAACGTCGCGGAAAAAGAGAAAAACGCCAATGAATTTATCAAGAACAACGGATACACTTTCAATGTGTTGATGGACAACGACAACAAAGTGGTCACTTCGTTTGGCGTGTCAGGCATCCCCACCAAGTTTGTGGTGGACGGAAAGGGTAAAATCCGCTTCAAAAGCATCGGCTACAGCGGCAGCGCCGATGCACTGGTGGAGGAGTTGAGCCTGATGATTGAAGCCGCCAAAGCAGCGCCATAAGCCATAAAGGTTGAATTTTTTGATGCTCAATTTTTCCCGCCCCCTTATTCTCGCTTCTCAAAGCCCGCGTCGCAAGCAACTGTTGCAGGAGGCGGGCTTTGATTTTTCGGTGCAAGCGTTTGATGTGGATGAAAGTTTCCCCCCGGAAATGCCTCCGACGGAGGTGGCCCCGTGGCTGGCCCAACGCAAAGCCCACGCGGCGGCACATCTGATAAAAGCACGCGAAGTTGTGTTGGCCGCCGATTCGGTCGTCATTTTGGACAATGCCATTTTCAACAAACCCAGCGATTATGGCGATGCTTTTCGCATGATTCGGCAGCTTTCTGGCAAGCAACACACCGTCGTCACGGGTGTCTGCTTGTTGGCAAAAGAAAGGGAAAAGGTATTTGCAGGCATCACAAAAGTCTGGTTCGCCGAACTGAGCGACGAGGAAATTGACTACTACATCCGCATCTGGCAGCCTTTCGACAAGGCAGGCTCTTATGGCGCGCAGGATTGGATTGGCCACTGTAAAATCACCCGGATTGAAGGCACATTTCAGAATGTGATGGGACTACCCGTTGACTTGGTGTATGCGGCCTTGCGTGACTTTTTATGATACTTTTAACAGATGTCACCCACCTGGCGATGAACTAATTTTATGAGTTCCATCGTTCACGCTTTGTTTTTCCCAACAATTAACCAGTTAAACTTTTTTTCTATCATGTCACACTACCTCGCAGAACGCAACGAGCGCCAAAGCCGACGCCACGCTTTGGTGCTGGCCATCGCCCTCCACCTTGCTCTTGCAGCCCTTTTGTACCTCTACACGAGCGAGGAGTCCTCGAACCAACCGCGCATCCCCGAACCAGTCAAGCTCGAAAAAGAACGACCACAGCCGCAAGCAAAGGCTGTCAATCTGCCATAAGCCCCTGTACCAACCCAAGGGGAAAACAAGAGAACAGAAGTCGCACCTATCCCACAGGTGCGACTTTTTTTATTTTAGCCAAACCCGCATCAGGTAGTCGTCCGCCGTGAGGTAAAGCGCCTTCCCCTCATTGCCAAAAGCGCAGTTGGAAGTTGCCTGCCCAGTGTCTATCCTGCCGAGTATCGTTCCGTCTGGATGAAAAACCCACACACCTCCCGGCCCTGTGGCGAATATGATTCCTTGTGCATTGACCTTGAGGCCATCTGGCAGACCGGGCATCTCCTTCGACACTTTGGAGGTGGCATCGTGAAACAAGCGGCCATGGCCCAGCATCCCGTCGGGCTGCACATCGTAAGCCACCCAGATGGCTTTGTTCGGGTCGGAATTGGCGACGTACAGCGTCCTTTCGTCAGGCGAAAAAGCGATACCGTTGGGGCGAGTGAGCGAATCAACCAAGAGGTTCAGCGTGCCATCGGGTTGAAGCAGGTAAACCCCTTGAAAAGGGATTTCTTTGAACGGGTCATCCATTTGTTTTTCCAAACCATAAGGCGGGTCGGTGAAATACAATCGGCCTTTACTGTCAAAGACAGCATCGTTAGGGCTGTTGAGCCGCTTGCCATCCCATCGGTCGGCGAGGGTCGTGAATTCGGGTTGGGGTTGTTGGAGCGGCGCGTTCATGCGAGCGACGCGGCGGTCGCCATGTTGGCAAAGCACGAGCAGGCCATTGCCGTCAAGCAGCAATCCGTTGGCGCCCGGCTCGCCCGTGCGAGTTTGCTTGCCAGTATAGCCGGAAGGTGTCAAATAGATGCTCGTCCCCTCCCCTTCTTTCCAGCGCATGATTCGGTTGGGCGGAATATCGGTGAACAGGAGAAAGGCACCATCCTTTATCCAAATCGGGCCTTCTGCCCATTCAAATCCTTCAGCCAGTATTTCGATGTTGGCATCGAAGGCGATGATGCTGTCAAGCAAAGGGTGGAAGCGCTCGATTTTGCCAGTAGTGGCATAACGAGATTGCGTCGGGGACGTTTTTTGAGAAGCTTCTTGTTTGCAGGCTACCAACAACAGGGCAGCAAAGCAGAAAGGTAGCAAGGAGAAA
This genomic interval from Saprospiraceae bacterium contains the following:
- a CDS encoding TlpA family protein disulfide reductase; the protein is MRNPLLLFAFLLPCSLAAQSNWANLKITPAQPKPGEAIRIEYNWLGGPLKDAEKIEMLVLEYVEKTPELKELDLRSEGNRVVGTYTSHPQALVAGIVIQAGERRDNNQRKGYFIQMCDASKHPMPEALAAQAVLFSDWGRLLDLENQPEWALDWLNQAFVARPDLKKKYFNTYVNATLRAKRGDDGKKEALAVLEEMENNPGLSENDLNSLINTYNRLKETSRATAAREKFKSKFPDAAARQDRFRAASTESDLSKREALLDAFKKDFPPKNDEEKNALEQQYAQILGQLGEQKSWQAFSAVAAKTSAAQRANVYNNIAWELAEKGEDLAMAQKLAAEAATWAKREITAPTDAKPAVLTKKAWDDRRKNTYAMYADTYAYILDKTGDPLKASEYQAEAVAINEYGNMDFNERFTGYLERAGSPDLRHQLEGFILKGAASAKMKAQFQKAYLAEDKSSTGYAVYLASLERIAHNNRREELLKKMLDEPAPSFTLKNLKGETVSLEKLRGKVVVVDFWATWCGPCKASFPGMQQAVDKYQSDPNVAFVFVDTWENVAEKEKNANEFIKNNGYTFNVLMDNDNKVVTSFGVSGIPTKFVVDGKGKIRFKSIGYSGSADALVEELSLMIEAAKAAP
- a CDS encoding PorP/SprF family type IX secretion system membrane protein codes for the protein MRQFSKPILLFAFLILLLDQSSAQDPRFSQFYASPWNLNPAMTGLFNGRWRVTANYRDQWSSFLNPVPFRTYAAAFDARFEVGRDDYAAFGIGAMHDEAGTARFVQNKAQIGGAFLKQLTGGRYRAQNYLSAGAQLGLGQNSIDWSRLWFSRQFDSANERPNTDLSNGEPNANANSKAYLDFNAGLLWYVLFGTDGFLYAGGALHHINSPAISLNDDDQETLYSRWSGHAGGQFPLTDNFSALPGVLVMKQGPAFETDFGVNFRYSNNDLNELALRAGAWARLGNKLDSGLQMDAITIVGMLELNRWTLGLSYDITTSSLTAANNSRGAFEISLSYFHPGERRARIVCPNF
- a CDS encoding SMP-30/gluconolactonase/LRE family protein, which translates into the protein MTPHFSLLPFCFAALLLVACKQEASQKTSPTQSRYATTGKIERFHPLLDSIIAFDANIEILAEGFEWAEGPIWIKDGAFLLFTDIPPNRIMRWKEGEGTSIYLTPSGYTGKQTRTGEPGANGLLLDGNGLLVLCQHGDRRVARMNAPLQQPQPEFTTLADRWDGKRLNSPNDAVFDSKGRLYFTDPPYGLEKQMDDPFKEIPFQGVYLLQPDGTLNLLVDSLTRPNGIAFSPDERTLYVANSDPNKAIWVAYDVQPDGMLGHGRLFHDATSKVSKEMPGLPDGLKVNAQGIIFATGPGGVWVFHPDGTILGRIDTGQATSNCAFGNEGKALYLTADDYLMRVWLK
- the maf gene encoding septum formation protein Maf, giving the protein MLNFSRPLILASQSPRRKQLLQEAGFDFSVQAFDVDESFPPEMPPTEVAPWLAQRKAHAAAHLIKAREVVLAADSVVILDNAIFNKPSDYGDAFRMIRQLSGKQHTVVTGVCLLAKEREKVFAGITKVWFAELSDEEIDYYIRIWQPFDKAGSYGAQDWIGHCKITRIEGTFQNVMGLPVDLVYAALRDFL